From the genome of Thiohalorhabdus sp. Cl-TMA, one region includes:
- a CDS encoding LLM class flavin-dependent oxidoreductase: protein MNFDLFFELAVPEHGGRGESQVFAETLEEVALADRLGFSTAWLVEHHFMREYSHSSAPELFLAAASQRTRALRLGHGVVVLPYNHAVRVAERAATLDLLSGGRLELGVGRGFSPKEYAVFGSDMAASRAIVDESLAVVRRAFSGEPVTFRGDHYALENIEVLPGVVQDPHPPLWTAAVSPETFTWAAGEGLGALAGPFKPWFLVKQDLKEYRRAWREAWPQGAPPGSNPRFGMTVGVLCLEDGDRARKLAREPFTWYYERLLGQTRPVLEKFRESYDYYQKLGRLQPLLKRAVRLSLLEAMGMVVVGSPEACIEKLEKYRAAGVDHLLCAVGAGALPTEVVQESMHTLAERVMPHFRERRS from the coding sequence ATGAATTTCGACCTCTTCTTCGAGCTGGCGGTCCCCGAGCACGGCGGACGCGGAGAATCCCAGGTCTTCGCCGAGACCCTGGAGGAGGTCGCCCTCGCGGACAGGCTCGGCTTCTCCACCGCCTGGCTGGTGGAGCACCATTTCATGCGCGAGTATTCCCACTCCTCGGCCCCGGAGCTGTTCCTTGCCGCCGCCAGCCAGCGGACCCGTGCCCTGCGCCTGGGACACGGGGTGGTGGTGCTCCCCTACAACCACGCCGTGCGCGTGGCGGAGCGTGCCGCCACCCTGGACCTGCTTTCGGGAGGGCGCCTGGAGCTCGGCGTGGGACGGGGCTTCTCGCCCAAGGAGTACGCGGTTTTCGGTTCCGACATGGCCGCCAGCCGTGCGATCGTCGACGAGTCGCTGGCGGTGGTCCGGCGGGCCTTTTCCGGGGAGCCGGTAACCTTCCGGGGCGACCATTACGCCCTGGAGAATATCGAGGTGCTGCCCGGCGTGGTGCAGGATCCGCATCCGCCCCTGTGGACGGCGGCCGTCTCCCCGGAGACCTTCACCTGGGCGGCGGGAGAAGGTCTGGGGGCGCTGGCCGGACCGTTCAAGCCCTGGTTCCTGGTCAAGCAGGACCTCAAGGAGTACCGGCGGGCCTGGCGGGAGGCCTGGCCCCAAGGGGCCCCGCCGGGAAGCAACCCGCGCTTCGGCATGACGGTGGGCGTGCTCTGCCTGGAGGATGGAGACCGTGCCAGAAAGCTTGCGCGCGAACCGTTCACTTGGTATTACGAGCGCCTGTTGGGTCAAACCCGGCCGGTCCTGGAGAAATTCCGGGAAAGCTACGATTACTATCAGAAGCTGGGGCGCCTGCAGCCCCTGCTCAAGCGCGCAGTCCGGCTATCCCTCCTGGAGGCCATGGGCATGGTGGTGGTCGGATCGCCCGAGGCGTGCATCGAGAAGCTGGAGAAATATCGGGCGGCCGGGGTGGACCATCTGCTGTGCGCCGTCGGCGCGGGCGCCCTGCCCACCGAGGTGGTGCAGGAATCCATGCATACCCTGGCGGAGCGCGTTATGCCCCATTTCCGGGAGCGTCGCTCCTGA